Proteins encoded within one genomic window of Methanothrix harundinacea 6Ac:
- the bcp gene encoding thioredoxin-dependent thiol peroxidase, with amino-acid sequence MADEKKTIEGGDAAPGFCLPDQDEQEVCLAELSGRWVVLYFYPKDNTSGCTREALDFTERLKDFRDLGAEVFGVSPDSPKSHRSFREKHRLEVTLLSDPDHGVLEAYGAWGKKKMYGKEYDGVLRSTAIVDPDGKVARIWRRVRVKGHVEEVLEAQRSLSSER; translated from the coding sequence ATGGCCGATGAAAAAAAGACGATCGAAGGAGGAGATGCTGCGCCGGGGTTCTGCCTTCCGGACCAGGATGAGCAGGAGGTATGCCTGGCGGAGCTCTCGGGAAGATGGGTCGTCCTCTACTTCTATCCCAAGGACAACACCTCAGGATGCACCCGGGAGGCCCTCGACTTCACCGAGAGGCTGAAGGATTTTAGGGATCTGGGGGCGGAGGTCTTCGGGGTGAGCCCCGACTCGCCGAAGAGCCACAGGAGCTTCCGGGAGAAGCACCGGCTCGAGGTGACCCTCCTCAGCGACCCCGACCACGGGGTCCTGGAGGCGTACGGCGCCTGGGGGAAGAAGAAGATGTACGGGAAGGAGTACGATGGAGTCCTCCGGAGCACGGCGATCGTAGATCCTGATGGCAAGGTCGCCCGAATCTGGCGGAGGGTCCGGGTGAAGGGCCACGTCGAGGAGGTCCTGGAGGCCCAAAGATCCCTCTCCTCGGAGAGGTGA